In Pseudobacter ginsenosidimutans, the following are encoded in one genomic region:
- a CDS encoding IS481 family transposase: MISKRRSIKARETWLKCYEELGSVSKAARKCGIPRSTLYRWIKRVKNEGKDGLAGRSRRPKTLARQRITAEITELIKSIRQEFNFGPQRISLHLSRLHNIEISGPTVWRVLKANNLPNIKKYRKHSDFTRYNRPIPGDRVQIDVTKIGPKCYQFTAIDDCTRFRTLRLYPNKKAESTVNFLGHILDTFLFPVHRIQTDWGTEFFNDKFQEELMDHFIKFRPIKPRSPHLNGKVERSQLTDKAEFYSTIPRKERTLELADKLLEWQNFYNYKRPHASLNGMTPHEKLLSVENLIPIQPDVTAKYWEKEEQIHSRNSSWYYRKK; the protein is encoded by the coding sequence ATGATTTCAAAGAGAAGGTCAATCAAAGCAAGAGAAACCTGGTTAAAATGTTACGAGGAACTTGGCTCAGTGAGCAAGGCAGCCCGAAAATGTGGTATTCCACGGTCTACCCTGTATCGTTGGATTAAAAGAGTTAAGAATGAAGGAAAAGATGGTTTAGCAGGACGATCCAGAAGACCTAAAACCCTTGCAAGACAAAGAATAACTGCTGAAATCACCGAATTGATAAAGTCCATTAGACAGGAATTCAATTTTGGCCCGCAGAGAATTAGCCTTCACCTTTCAAGGCTGCACAACATTGAAATTTCAGGCCCAACGGTCTGGAGGGTGTTAAAGGCTAACAATCTCCCCAATATCAAGAAATATCGTAAGCATAGCGATTTCACCAGGTACAATCGACCTATTCCAGGCGATAGAGTTCAAATTGATGTGACAAAGATTGGCCCCAAATGCTATCAGTTTACTGCCATTGATGATTGCACCAGGTTTAGAACTCTCCGCTTATATCCAAATAAAAAAGCAGAATCGACAGTTAATTTTCTTGGCCATATCCTGGATACTTTTCTGTTTCCAGTTCATAGGATCCAGACCGATTGGGGAACAGAATTCTTCAATGATAAGTTTCAGGAAGAGCTTATGGATCATTTTATAAAATTCAGACCAATTAAGCCTCGGAGCCCTCACTTAAATGGAAAAGTTGAAAGATCGCAATTGACTGATAAAGCAGAGTTTTATAGTACAATCCCTAGAAAAGAACGAACACTTGAATTGGCTGACAAGCTTCTCGAATGGCAGAATTTTTATAATTACAAGCGACCGCACGCTTCATTGAACGGCATGACTCCGCATGAAAAATTATTATCCGTAGAAAATCTTATACCGATACAGCCCGATGTTACTGCAAAATACTGGGAAAAGGAGGAGCAAATTCACTCAAGAAACAGCAGTTGGTACTATCGAAAAAAATAG
- a CDS encoding DUF5723 family protein: MRKVYLCALLMAATVGAYAQSYPGYRTSNYTGVNGVFFNPANAADSRSRWDINLFSIDGFAGNNQNSLSFKDITKSSFNSDSLKSKLLSGSGGGLNGMARVDILGPSVLFNAGSRTGVAFTTRARIFGNARDADGKLARAVIDAGEAKDNYPFNFAQQKAILNSAAWTEIGASVGQILTPSKSHHFVKVGLTLKYLAGVADAYLRMENFNGTVNTGGSGTYITDATGRVFLNTTDANFKDYDFGDFFKFNGHGFGGDIGVVYEYRPNLDYSKFENDRFANKYKLKISIAALDIGEIKFNESSNQSGAYTMNVPAGQQFLLSQFKDKSVKDFKGILDASPYFTPDASVDNSYKISLPTSFQFNVDYLIVKGLYANANAQITTSKTGNLNLFAWNSYTVTPRWEVAKFGVALPINYSELTQWNAGISLRAGPVFLGSGSLWTAIFDKSKQADLHIGIRFGLQAKKKLRKDTDQDGIYDNEDSCVTIPGVARYHGCPIPDTDGDGVNDEMDSCRTVPGLAKYNGCPIPDRDGDGVNDEIDECPDQPGSGQFKGCPDTDGDGIPDKDDKCPTVPGVPKYQGCPIPDRDGDGVNDEEDLCPDKPGPASSKGCPVEDVVVQITADFKNILFDFNKATIKAESRSIIENAAKTMNEVIPNSNFFIDGFTDNIGSVAANKKISRLRAQAVADALTAAGVDKSRLIARGFGKDNPKCSNKTEEGRACNRRVEVVIRNIAQQKTGTNP, from the coding sequence ATGAGAAAAGTTTACCTGTGCGCCTTATTGATGGCAGCTACCGTTGGCGCGTATGCGCAAAGTTATCCCGGCTACCGAACGAGTAATTATACCGGGGTGAACGGTGTTTTCTTCAATCCTGCCAATGCGGCTGATAGCCGTTCCCGCTGGGATATCAATCTTTTTTCGATCGATGGTTTTGCGGGTAATAACCAAAACAGTCTCAGTTTTAAAGACATCACCAAATCATCTTTCAATTCAGATTCATTAAAATCAAAATTACTTTCAGGAAGTGGAGGTGGTCTGAACGGTATGGCAAGGGTTGATATCCTGGGCCCTTCCGTATTGTTCAATGCAGGTTCAAGGACCGGTGTGGCGTTCACTACCCGTGCGCGGATCTTCGGTAATGCGCGTGATGCGGATGGCAAACTGGCAAGAGCAGTGATCGATGCAGGCGAAGCGAAAGATAATTATCCTTTCAACTTTGCTCAGCAAAAAGCGATCCTCAACTCAGCTGCCTGGACGGAGATCGGCGCATCAGTTGGCCAGATCCTTACTCCATCCAAATCGCATCACTTCGTAAAAGTGGGGCTTACGCTGAAATACCTGGCAGGCGTAGCCGATGCTTACCTTCGCATGGAGAACTTCAATGGAACAGTCAATACAGGCGGCTCCGGCACGTATATCACTGATGCTACAGGCCGCGTATTCCTGAACACTACAGACGCCAATTTCAAAGACTATGATTTTGGAGATTTCTTCAAATTCAATGGTCATGGTTTTGGTGGAGATATCGGTGTTGTGTACGAATATCGTCCGAACCTCGATTATTCAAAATTCGAGAACGACCGTTTTGCCAACAAATACAAATTGAAAATAAGCATTGCCGCGCTGGACATTGGCGAGATCAAATTCAATGAGAGCAGTAACCAGTCAGGAGCTTATACCATGAATGTACCTGCGGGCCAGCAATTCCTGCTTAGCCAGTTCAAGGATAAGTCTGTGAAGGACTTCAAAGGCATCCTGGATGCAAGTCCTTACTTCACACCAGATGCTTCGGTAGACAATAGTTACAAGATCTCTTTGCCTACTTCTTTCCAGTTCAATGTGGATTACCTGATCGTGAAGGGGCTGTATGCAAATGCGAATGCACAGATCACTACCAGTAAAACAGGAAATCTCAATCTCTTTGCCTGGAACAGTTATACCGTTACACCACGCTGGGAGGTTGCAAAATTCGGTGTGGCATTGCCCATCAATTACAGCGAGCTCACACAGTGGAATGCCGGTATCTCGTTGCGTGCGGGCCCTGTATTCCTCGGTTCCGGAAGTTTGTGGACCGCCATCTTCGATAAATCAAAACAGGCTGACCTGCATATAGGCATCCGTTTTGGTCTGCAGGCGAAGAAGAAACTGCGTAAGGATACAGACCAGGATGGCATTTACGACAATGAAGACAGCTGTGTTACCATTCCAGGCGTTGCCCGTTATCATGGTTGTCCGATCCCGGATACGGATGGTGATGGTGTGAACGATGAAATGGATAGTTGCAGAACTGTGCCTGGATTGGCCAAATACAATGGTTGTCCGATCCCTGACAGAGATGGCGATGGCGTAAATGATGAGATCGATGAATGTCCTGATCAGCCTGGCTCCGGTCAGTTCAAGGGTTGTCCTGATACTGATGGCGATGGCATTCCTGATAAGGATGATAAATGTCCTACTGTTCCCGGCGTTCCGAAATATCAGGGTTGTCCGATCCCTGATCGTGACGGCGACGGTGTGAATGATGAAGAGGATCTATGTCCGGATAAACCAGGACCGGCATCATCCAAAGGATGTCCAGTTGAAGATGTGGTGGTGCAGATCACTGCAGACTTCAAGAATATCCTGTTCGATTTCAATAAGGCTACCATCAAGGCAGAATCCAGGTCAATCATCGAGAATGCTGCGAAAACGATGAATGAAGTGATCCCGAATTCCAATTTCTTCATAGACGGCTTCACAGATAATATCGGTAGTGTAGCTGCCAATAAGAAGATCTCCAGATTGCGTGCACAGGCTGTTGCAGATGCGCTTACGGCAGCAGGCGTTGATAAGAGCAGGTTGATTGCACGTGGATTTGGTAAGGATAATCCGAAATGCAGTAATAAGACCGAAGAAGGAAGGGCTTGTAACAGAAGAGTGGAAGTTGTGATCAGGAATATAGCTCAGCAAAAGACAGGGACGAATCCGTAA
- a CDS encoding LytR/AlgR family response regulator transcription factor — MNRNNYLRLSVTVLLGVIIPLLSGLFVPAHYHPAALLITCFFFIALTFLIVTVTRIVQLRLREQSWLNHNLLKKISATAAVNALISVFIAGILVYIWILFTGQRISTGIVLQYLADMVLGIIILTLCEELLMLNREKKIAQHGPQALVAESLPPVGAVLQQDNQEDLPSLIENGSVIIDSANHRRKSRLLLRKGYENIPVKLEDIALFYTENKIVYAVDGSGKKYLADKKLSELEAELNTDLFFRANRQYIIGLNFIKGFKPFEKVKLQVDLTVSDVLVIISQETAPAFRKWMSEA, encoded by the coding sequence ATGAACCGGAATAATTACCTGCGATTGTCTGTAACTGTTCTGCTGGGAGTGATCATTCCTCTTCTTTCAGGTTTATTTGTGCCTGCTCATTACCATCCTGCAGCGTTACTGATCACCTGTTTCTTTTTTATAGCTCTGACCTTTCTGATCGTTACCGTTACCCGCATAGTGCAGTTGCGGCTACGTGAACAATCCTGGTTAAACCACAATCTGCTTAAAAAGATAAGCGCCACCGCCGCCGTGAATGCTCTTATTAGTGTGTTCATTGCCGGTATATTGGTATATATCTGGATCTTGTTTACCGGGCAGCGAATATCAACAGGTATTGTGCTGCAATACCTCGCGGATATGGTACTGGGCATTATCATCCTTACACTCTGTGAAGAGTTGCTGATGCTGAACCGTGAAAAGAAGATCGCGCAGCATGGGCCGCAGGCACTGGTTGCGGAGTCTTTACCACCTGTTGGGGCGGTCCTTCAACAGGATAATCAGGAAGATCTTCCTTCGTTGATTGAAAACGGTTCAGTAATCATCGATTCAGCTAACCACCGGCGTAAAAGCAGGCTGTTGTTGCGCAAAGGGTATGAGAACATTCCTGTGAAGCTGGAGGATATTGCATTGTTCTACACTGAAAACAAGATCGTGTATGCTGTGGATGGCAGCGGTAAAAAATATCTGGCCGACAAAAAGCTAAGCGAACTTGAAGCGGAACTCAATACCGATCTCTTTTTCAGGGCTAACAGGCAATACATTATCGGCCTCAACTTCATTAAAGGGTTCAAGCCATTTGAAAAAGTGAAACTACAGGTAGACCTCACCGTTTCAGATGTACTGGTGATCATCAGTCAGGAAACGGCGCCGGCCTTCCGTAAATGGATGAGCGAAGCGTGA
- a CDS encoding SusC/RagA family TonB-linked outer membrane protein, with protein MKRLLLVFTCLLSVLFAVAQTRSISGIVKDDKGDPVAAATVRAKGARSGTTTKGDGSFTLTIPQTAQTLVVSSVGFTEQEIPLTPALTYDITLQKSSGQELSEVVVTAQGISRDRRSLGYATTNLKTDQIANKGEVNLVNSLQGKVAGVNITGASGSPGASSNINIRGITSFLGSNQPLFVVDGVPVSNDLDRTNGGPISSLGDAQPSNRIADLNLNNIESVNVLKGPAAAVLYGSRASNGAIIITTKKGAGGRGKMDISLGSSYSIQKVSGLPELQNEYGQGLNGVYNPISGNSFGPKFGATPTTANGLIDAQGNTVPYQLYKDNIKDFFETGNLNENNLNINFGDATQNATLNIGHLSQHGIIPATSLKRTNIQFGGNTTVGKMKIGGTVTYINTGNQGALGGNSAGGGTGFGYLVNIPRSFDLQAYENDWKFPNGQQKFALLANGIENPYFTAHENPVTGNLSRFLGSATLSYDITPWLNATYRFGADVYTDRRKQIYAVSSRVIPQGLVLEDQFYRQELNSDLFVTAKKKDIFTEGLNATAMLGWGVNQRKFQNVFAQGDELVINNFYNLSSATVFSNGTGETHSLRRLVGYYGQISLDWNNYLFLELTGRVDQSSTLPKNKNTYLYPGGALSFVFTDAFDISNDVLSYGKLRFSAAQVGRDADPYQLQNIFVNNSLGNNVAGVTFPLAVGAKPLPGFTPSNIIRNPDIKPEFTTSYEVGVNLGLFKNRVTIDAAYFNTVSKDQIFQVALPASTGFTARFANVGKMTNKGIELALTGSPFNGKNFQWDINANFTRIRNKVVDIFEGVENFAIASGQSFSGVVPSIAKGYAYGVVIGNKLPRTPDGQFIINPLTGTFAAGIGNSILSDPNPDWTAGITNTFRFHGISLQFLWDYTSGGDIFSFTVPALRSSGALKETGVNRDQPMIIPGVIEDPAGSGKYVQNTIQIPAQAYWRAAGLATDLSVFDATVLRLRELALGYDLPANVLQKTPLSLVRFTAFARNLWFHAPNYPMDPEVNTQGAGNLRGLDLMGAPNVKTMGISLKVTFK; from the coding sequence ATGAAACGCTTATTACTTGTTTTTACATGTCTCCTGTCTGTATTGTTTGCTGTTGCACAAACGAGAAGTATTTCCGGTATCGTCAAGGACGATAAAGGAGATCCTGTTGCTGCAGCTACAGTGCGGGCAAAAGGAGCGAGATCAGGAACAACTACGAAAGGCGATGGCAGCTTTACGTTGACGATTCCTCAAACTGCCCAGACACTGGTAGTGTCATCAGTAGGATTTACAGAACAGGAGATCCCACTGACACCGGCACTCACCTATGACATCACGCTTCAAAAAAGTTCAGGTCAGGAACTCAGTGAAGTGGTAGTAACCGCACAGGGCATCAGTCGCGACCGGCGCTCACTGGGTTATGCCACCACCAATCTGAAAACAGACCAGATCGCCAACAAGGGTGAGGTGAACCTGGTAAACTCCCTTCAGGGTAAGGTAGCCGGTGTGAACATCACTGGCGCTTCCGGTAGCCCCGGCGCATCCTCTAATATCAATATCCGTGGTATCACGTCTTTCCTGGGTAGTAACCAACCGCTCTTTGTAGTGGATGGCGTTCCCGTTAGTAACGACCTGGACCGTACAAACGGAGGCCCGATCTCTTCTCTCGGTGATGCACAACCCTCCAACCGGATTGCAGACCTCAACCTGAACAATATCGAGTCTGTGAACGTTCTGAAAGGACCAGCAGCCGCTGTTTTGTATGGTTCACGCGCATCCAATGGCGCCATCATCATCACAACCAAGAAAGGTGCAGGCGGCAGAGGGAAAATGGATATTTCGCTTGGCAGCTCCTATTCCATTCAAAAGGTAAGCGGCCTGCCAGAATTACAAAATGAATACGGCCAGGGCTTGAATGGTGTTTACAATCCGATCAGCGGCAACTCATTTGGCCCAAAGTTCGGCGCTACACCCACCACTGCCAATGGCCTGATAGACGCACAGGGTAATACAGTGCCTTATCAGTTGTATAAAGACAATATCAAAGATTTCTTTGAAACCGGCAACCTGAATGAAAACAACCTGAACATCAACTTCGGGGATGCAACTCAGAATGCTACACTGAACATCGGACACTTATCACAACATGGTATCATCCCTGCAACGTCACTGAAAAGGACCAACATTCAGTTTGGTGGCAATACCACTGTTGGTAAAATGAAAATTGGCGGTACTGTTACTTATATCAATACCGGCAATCAGGGAGCGCTTGGTGGAAACAGCGCCGGTGGTGGTACCGGTTTCGGTTACCTGGTGAATATCCCCAGAAGCTTCGATCTGCAGGCATATGAAAATGACTGGAAGTTCCCCAATGGCCAGCAGAAATTTGCATTGCTGGCAAACGGTATTGAGAATCCATATTTCACTGCACATGAAAACCCTGTAACAGGAAACCTGAGCAGGTTCCTGGGATCAGCAACACTCAGTTACGATATCACTCCATGGTTAAATGCCACTTATCGTTTCGGAGCGGACGTTTATACTGACAGAAGAAAACAAATCTATGCTGTGTCTTCCCGCGTAATTCCGCAAGGTCTGGTATTGGAAGATCAGTTTTATCGTCAGGAGCTGAACAGCGATCTTTTCGTTACCGCTAAGAAAAAAGACATATTCACGGAAGGTTTGAACGCTACTGCCATGTTAGGCTGGGGCGTTAACCAGCGAAAATTCCAAAACGTATTTGCGCAGGGAGATGAACTGGTAATAAACAATTTCTATAACCTGAGCAGCGCTACGGTATTCTCCAATGGAACAGGCGAAACTCATTCACTGAGAAGACTGGTAGGTTATTACGGCCAGATCTCATTGGACTGGAACAATTATCTTTTTCTTGAGTTGACAGGTCGCGTTGACCAGAGCTCAACTTTGCCCAAGAACAAGAACACCTATCTGTATCCGGGCGGAGCTTTGAGTTTCGTTTTCACGGATGCATTTGATATTAGCAACGATGTGCTTTCATATGGCAAACTGCGTTTCAGTGCCGCCCAGGTGGGACGTGATGCAGACCCATATCAGTTACAGAATATTTTTGTCAACAACAGTCTCGGTAACAACGTGGCAGGTGTTACATTCCCTCTTGCTGTAGGAGCTAAACCGCTTCCAGGATTTACACCAAGCAATATTATTCGTAATCCGGATATCAAACCAGAGTTTACAACCTCTTACGAAGTAGGCGTAAACCTCGGTCTCTTCAAGAACAGGGTAACAATTGATGCGGCATATTTTAATACTGTGAGTAAAGACCAGATCTTCCAGGTTGCACTTCCTGCTTCAACAGGGTTTACAGCCCGCTTTGCCAACGTAGGAAAGATGACCAATAAAGGTATTGAACTGGCACTTACCGGTTCGCCCTTCAATGGCAAGAACTTCCAATGGGATATCAACGCCAACTTTACCAGGATAAGGAATAAAGTAGTGGATATTTTTGAAGGAGTAGAGAATTTCGCCATCGCTTCCGGCCAGAGCTTCAGCGGTGTTGTTCCCTCTATCGCCAAGGGATATGCGTACGGTGTTGTAATAGGAAATAAATTACCCAGAACACCCGATGGACAATTTATCATCAACCCCCTCACCGGAACATTTGCTGCAGGTATTGGAAACTCCATCCTGTCTGATCCCAATCCTGACTGGACTGCCGGTATCACCAATACCTTCCGCTTCCATGGGATATCACTGCAATTCCTTTGGGATTACACATCCGGTGGTGACATTTTCTCCTTCACAGTTCCTGCACTTCGCAGTTCCGGGGCTTTGAAGGAAACAGGTGTGAACAGGGATCAACCAATGATCATTCCCGGCGTAATTGAAGATCCGGCAGGTTCCGGAAAATACGTTCAAAACACTATCCAGATCCCTGCACAGGCTTATTGGAGAGCTGCTGGTCTGGCTACCGATCTCAGTGTGTTTGATGCAACTGTTCTCAGATTAAGGGAACTGGCGCTGGGTTACGATCTCCCTGCCAATGTGCTGCAAAAAACACCATTGAGCCTGGTTCGCTTTACTGCATTCGCGAGGAATCTCTGGTTCCATGCTCCTAACTATCCAATGGATCCGGAAGTGAATACGCAGGGTGCAGGCAACCTTCGTGGCCTGGATCTGATGGGTGCGCCCAATGTTAAAACAATGGGCATTAGCCTG